The Spirosoma sp. SC4-14 DNA window CGCCCTCAGCGCAGACAATTCTGGACAACGAACTACGGTTTTTATCGCTGGACCTGCTGTATGCCAATGCGCCATCGGCTACGGTTGCTATGTTTATGATGGACAACGGTCTTACCCGCGACGAGTATAACTGGTTTATGGCCGGAAAACCGCCCGGCTACCAGATCATGGGCAATGACTATTATGGTCGTAATGAACGGATCAAGCTAGCGGACGGCTCTATCAAAACGTCGATGGATGTGCTGGGCTGGTATGAAATTACCCGCGAATATTACGAACGGTATCATATGCCCGTTATGCATACCGAAACAAACGTATTTGAGGCCGACCAGGCACCCGTCTGGCTCTATAAACAGTGGGCGGGTATTATGCGCATGCGCCGAAGTGGCGTACCGGTCCTAGGCTTTACGTGGTATAGCCTCATCGACCAGATCGACTGGGACTCGCAGCTCGGTCAGGTTAATAATCATGTGAATGCCTGCGGGCTTTACGACCTCAACCGAAAGCCACGACCGGTAGCAGAAGCCTACAAAAATATTCTCAACGAGTTTGGCCAGATCACGGTTGTGCCTTACGGAGAAATGCTTGAAATGACCGATCAACCAGCTCGACTTAAGGTACAGATCTGATGACTACGGCCAGACGCATTTTTGCAAATAACATACACCTAAATATACTTGAACAGGGAAGCGGCCCGTTGTCGCTTGTTTTCCTTCACTATTTTGGCGGCTCTGCTTTAGAATGGCAATTCGTTATGAACCCGTTAGCTAACTACTATCATTGTGTAGCTATTGATCTGCGCGGTTTTGGCAACTCCGATGCGCCACCATCGGGCTATTCGGTAAACGACATGGCCGACGATATTGCAGCTACACTAAAAACACTACAGATAGAGAGGGCTGTAGTTATTGGCCATTCGATGAGTGGAAAAGCGGCTCTGGCACTAGCTGCCCGACAACCAGCAGAGTTACAATCATTAATTCTTGTTTCACCCTCGCCACCTGTGCCAGAACCAATTCCCGATCAGGAACGGCAAAAACTCCTCCAGGGACACGGTCGGCGGTCGGGGGCCGAGCAAACCTTGAAAAACATAACAGCAGCATCTGTTTCTGAAAACGTTAAGGAACAAATTATTGCCGACGACCTGCGCACCTCAAAAGTTGCCTGGGATGCATGGCTGATGGCGGGTAGTAAGGAAAATATAGCCGGTCAACTGTCTTCCATCAACATTCCGGTGTCCATTATTGTAGGCACTTCAGATCGGGCTTTGCCGCCCGACGTACAAACAAAACTGGTTATCCCTTATCTGAAAACAGCCTCTTTAGATATGATAGAAAACGCCGGTCATCTGCTTCCGTGGGAGGTACCAGAGCAGCTAGCCGATTTTATTCTGAAAAAAATTTGGGCAGGTTAGACAAAAAATTAATCAAACACGCTATTTTTGTGCCCTCAAACGGGGTGTAGCGCAGCCTGGTAGCGCGCTACGTTCGGGACGTAGAGGTCGTGGGTTCGAATCCCGCCACCCCGACCAACGAAAAGCAGAAACAAGAACTCATGAATAATAAGGTTAACAACATGATTTGGTGGTGGCACTCTTCTCATTGGGGATGAGGGTTGCCGCTATTGTTGTTCACCAACAAATTTCACAAAGGCTCACCGTCATCCCGGTGAGCCTTCTTTTTTTCCAGAACTCGCCCCTCAAACATCCATTCGATCACAAAGCCTGTAAAGCCCAACAACATGAGTACTACTCTCAAAACACCCACTACCTATCGGATCGTCAGCAAGCATAAGCGGATGCTGGCCGATATTATCACGCCGGTTAGTATTTACCTTCGTATCCGCGACCGGTTTCTCAATAGCATCCTGCTCGAAAGCTCCGACTATCATGGCAACGAAAACAGTTTTTCGTACATCGCCTTCGATCCGGTTGCCAGCTTCTCCTACGACGGCGGTCTGCTAACCATTAAAATGCCGGACGAAGCAGAACAAACGCACGAAATGACCGAAAGTCGCGATATGCTCGATGCGCTTCAACGGTTTAAGGATAGTTTTCAGCACGAGAAATCGCCATTCCCATTCATTAGCAACGGCCTGTTTGGCTACTTTGGCTATCCGGCTGTTCAGAGCTTTGAAGATATTACTCTTCATGCACCTATACCGGCCGAAAATCAGATTCCGGCGGCCGTTTTCATGGTATATCGATACGTACTGGCCATTAATCACTTCAAGGATGAGCTGTATCTGTTCGAACATAGCTACCTCCGTAATGGCGACGCCGAACATACTGACCCGGAGGGTCGAATCGATTATATCAGTGATTTAATTACGGGCCGCAACTACCCAACTTATTCATTCAATACAGCCGGGCCAGAACAATCGAATTTCACCGACGATCAATTCAGGGCAGTTATCCAGAAAGGAAAAGACCACTGCCAGCGGGGCGATGTATTCCAGATCGTTTTGTCGCGCCGGTTTTCGACCCCGTTTATTGGCGACGAATTTAATGTATATCGGGCCTTACGGTCGCTGAATCCCTCTCCTTACTTGTTCTACTTCGACTACGGCAACTATAAACTCTTCGGTTCATCGCCCGAATCGCAGATTGTTGTTAAAGATCGAAAAGCCACCATCTATCCCATTGCCGGAACCTTCCGGCGCACAGGCGATGACGTTCACGATGCAGAGCTGGCCCAGAAACTTTACGACGATCCTAAAGAATCGGCCGAACACGTAATGCTGGTCGACCTGGCCCGTAACGACCTGAGTCGCAACTGCGATGTGGTGAAAGTGGAAACCTTTAAAGAGGTTCAATATTATTCACACGTCATTCATCTGGTATCTAAAGTGGTTGGCAACCTGACCGAATCGGCCGATCCGCTACAAATTGTGGCCGAAACGTTCCCGGCCGGAACGCTGTCGGGTGCTCCCAAACATATGGCTATGCAATTGATTGATCGTTATGAAAGCATCAGCCGCAGTTTCTACTCAGGCAGCATTGGGTATATGGGTTTCGACGGCGAGTTTAACCATGCCATCATGATCCGTACGTTCATGAGTAAAGACAATACACTCTACTATCAGGCGGGTGCGGGCATTGTTGCCAAGTCGGTAGTCGAAAGCGAATTGCAGGAAGTACACAACAAACTGGCTGCTCTTCGGACAGCTATCGAACAGGCGAAAACTATTTAATGCGTGAAGAATAACAGGGTGATTGCAAACTATTTTATACTCTTCACTTTTCATTCTTCACTATCAACTCTCCTTTCAGATTATGAAACTTTTAGTCTTAGATAATTACGATTCCTTTACCTACAACCTGGTTTATATTCTGCGGGAGTTGGGAAATCGGCCCGATGTAATTCGGAACAACAAGATTGCACTGGATGCTGTCAGCCAATACGACAAAATTATGCTTTCGCCGGGGCCGGGTATCCCATCTGAGGCTGGTATTATGCAGGATCTCATTACTGAATATGGCCCAACCAAAAGCATTCTGGGTATTTGCCTCGGTCATCAGGGAATTGGCGAAGCCTATGGTGCCACACTCGAAAACCTGGGCGATGTGCTCCATGGCGTTGCGCACCGGGCCATGGTTACAGATCGCTCTGAGCGGCTTTTCAACAACATTCCTGATGAGCTGACCGTTGGGCGCTATCACTCGTGGACGGTAGTACCTGAGTCGATACCCAGTGAGTTGCGGACTACGGCCGTAGACGAACATGGACGCGTAATGGGTTTGGCACATATTCGCTACGATGTTCGTGGGTTACAGTTTCACCCCGAATCAGTATTGACCGAAAACGGTGTGAAAATGATTCAGAACTGGCTATCTCTGTAGAGACTCCTCTTTGCGTCTCTACACAAATCAAATAACGATGAAAGCTATTTTAAACCACTTATTTGAGTACAAATTCCTGACCAAAGACCAGGCTCGACAAGTGCTGCTGGGCATTGGTCGGGGCGAATATAACGCAGCGCAAATTGCGTCGTTTCTAACCGTTTATATGATGCGAAGCCTTCGGCTCGAAGAACTCGAAGGCTTTCGGGATGCGATGCTTGAGCTTTGCCTGCCGGTCGATCTGGCGGCCTATGACCCAATGGATTTATGTGGCACCGGCGGTGACGGTAAAGACACATTTAACATTTCGACACTGTCGTCATTTGTGGTTGCGGGAGCAGGTCAATGCGTTGCCAAGCATGGCAATCATGGCGTATCGTCGCTGGTAGGCTCATCGACCGTGATGGAACGATTGGGCTATAAATTTACCAACGATGTAGGCGAATTACAGCGCAAGATGGAAACCGCCGGCATTTGCTTTCTACATGCTCCGTTGTTTCACCCAGCCATGAAAAACGTAGCCCCCATTCGCAAAGACCTCGGCGTAAAGACATTTTTCAATGTACTTGGCCCCATGATTAACCCCGCAAAGCCTCAAAAACAGCTTGTTGGCGTGTTTAACCTTGAATTAGCCCGATTATATGCGTATCTTTATCAGCAAACTGATAAACGGTTCATGATCCTGCACGCGCTGGACGGTTACGACGAGATTTCGTTAACGGGTGCTTTTAAAGTGATCAGTAATGAAACCGAACAGATTCTGGAACCGGAACAACTAGGGTTGAACACACTATCGCCCGAATTGCTGGCAGGTGGGCATACTCTTGACGAATCGGCTCAGATCTTTATGAACGTACTCAACGATGAAGCCACATCGGCTCAGAAACAAGCTGTTCTGGCCAATTCGGCAATGGCTTTGCTGGCAGCAGGTAAAGCAACAATGCGTGAAGATGCGGTTGCGATGGCCCGCGAATCGCTCGAAAGTAAACGCGCACTAGCCAGTTTTAAGAAGTTGATTAATTAGACATAGTCATTCATGGTCATCCTTCGTCATTAGGTGTCGTAATTATTCCCTGAATACACTATTGACCCAAAGAAATGACCCAATCTATGACGCGTAGCAAATGACAATTCTGGACGAAATTATTGCCCAAAAACGAATAGAAGTAGAGCAGCGAAAAGCAGCTACATCCCCATTAGCGCTGGAACAGATGCCCGATTTCAAACGGCAGCCTTTATCGGCGCGGGAAGCTATTCAGGATTTACGCTCAACAGGAATTATTGCCGAATTCAAGCGTAAATCGCCCTCCAAAGGTATCATTAACGATCAGGCCGACGTAGCGACAACTACCCAGGGCTATGTACAGGCGGGTGCAGCCGTTTTGTCGGTATTAACCGATGAACCATTCTTTGGCGGTACACCAGCCGATTTACAAACCGCCCGGATAGCAAACCCGTCGACACCGATTCTGCGGAAAGACTTTATTGTCGATCAATATCAGTTGCTCGAAGCTAAAGCCTGGGGAGCCGATCTGGTTCTGCTGATTGCAGCCTGCCTGACTCCTGCTGAAGTCTCTATGCTTAGTCAACAGGCGCAGGATATGGGCTTACAAGTGCTTCTCGAAGTTCATGATGAGGATGAACTCGACCGAAGCCTCACTCATTCGGTCGATCTGGTTGGGGTTAATAACCGAAACCTAAAAACCTTTACGACCTCTATTGACACCTCACTTCGGTTAGTTGAACGGATTCCGGATACGTTTGCCAAAATAACGGAAAGCGGCCTGCGCGATGCTCAAACCATGTATTCTTTATTCCGCGCTGGCTTCGATGGGTTTCTCATTGGCGAAGCGTTCATGAAAACAGCCAATCCGGCCGCTGCGCTACAGTCGATAGTGGCTGATTATACTTCACATATGCCCACCTTTGCAAACTCGTTTACGTCATGAAAATAAAAGTGTGTGGTCTGAGAGACGCTGAAAACCTGAAAGAGATTGCCGCTCTGGGCCCTGATTTTGTAGGATTTATTTTCTATGATCAGTCACCCCGGTTTGTCGGTGAAGAATTGAACGAAGAAGTAGTTAAGGCATTACCCCGCTCCATTCGAAAAGTAGGTGTGTTTGTGAATGCCAGCCCGGACTACATTCTTCGAAATGTAAAAAAATACGATTTTCAGTATGTTCAGCTACATGGTAACGAAACGCCCGAGTATTGCCGAAGCTTACGCAACCGTGGAATAAGTCTGATCAAAGCGTTCCGCGTCGACGAAGGCTTCAACTTTTCGATGCTGAACAACTACAAAGCCCACTGCGATTTCTTTCTGTTCGATGCCAAAGGCGACCAGCCCGGTGGCAACGGCGTTACCTTCGACTGGAGCATTCTGAGCCGGTACGACAACGAAAAGCCATTTTTTATTAGTGGTGGTATCGGCCTTAACAACCTCGATCAACTCGACACCCTGAAAGGCATGAAACTATACGGCGTCGATGTAAACAGTCAGGTCGAAGTTTCGCCCGGCATCAAAGACGTGGCTAAAGTAAAAGAGCTGATCGACCGCGTTCGTCCGGTTGAAGAAGAGGAAACGGTGTAAGTGATTTCCCTGCCAACGATTCGCTCATTACGTTTGTTGATTACTTAAAACGACAAAACTGATGGAAACGACGAAGACGACAGAAGACGAAATTCCGAGAATGAAAAGAGGGCAGTTGAATATTTATAAACCCAGTGATATAAAGCGTTGGGGAGTTGAAAGGTTTTTAGAGGCAACAACTGTACAGGAACCTTTCTTACTCGAATTTCCTGAATTTACTGATGAAGAGAATAGACGAATGGATGAATTGTTAGCAGAAGGAGATAG harbors:
- a CDS encoding phosphoribosylanthranilate isomerase, with amino-acid sequence MKIKVCGLRDAENLKEIAALGPDFVGFIFYDQSPRFVGEELNEEVVKALPRSIRKVGVFVNASPDYILRNVKKYDFQYVQLHGNETPEYCRSLRNRGISLIKAFRVDEGFNFSMLNNYKAHCDFFLFDAKGDQPGGNGVTFDWSILSRYDNEKPFFISGGIGLNNLDQLDTLKGMKLYGVDVNSQVEVSPGIKDVAKVKELIDRVRPVEEEETV
- a CDS encoding alpha/beta hydrolase — protein: MTTARRIFANNIHLNILEQGSGPLSLVFLHYFGGSALEWQFVMNPLANYYHCVAIDLRGFGNSDAPPSGYSVNDMADDIAATLKTLQIERAVVIGHSMSGKAALALAARQPAELQSLILVSPSPPVPEPIPDQERQKLLQGHGRRSGAEQTLKNITAASVSENVKEQIIADDLRTSKVAWDAWLMAGSKENIAGQLSSINIPVSIIVGTSDRALPPDVQTKLVIPYLKTASLDMIENAGHLLPWEVPEQLADFILKKIWAG
- a CDS encoding anthranilate synthase component I family protein; protein product: MSTTLKTPTTYRIVSKHKRMLADIITPVSIYLRIRDRFLNSILLESSDYHGNENSFSYIAFDPVASFSYDGGLLTIKMPDEAEQTHEMTESRDMLDALQRFKDSFQHEKSPFPFISNGLFGYFGYPAVQSFEDITLHAPIPAENQIPAAVFMVYRYVLAINHFKDELYLFEHSYLRNGDAEHTDPEGRIDYISDLITGRNYPTYSFNTAGPEQSNFTDDQFRAVIQKGKDHCQRGDVFQIVLSRRFSTPFIGDEFNVYRALRSLNPSPYLFYFDYGNYKLFGSSPESQIVVKDRKATIYPIAGTFRRTGDDVHDAELAQKLYDDPKESAEHVMLVDLARNDLSRNCDVVKVETFKEVQYYSHVIHLVSKVVGNLTESADPLQIVAETFPAGTLSGAPKHMAMQLIDRYESISRSFYSGSIGYMGFDGEFNHAIMIRTFMSKDNTLYYQAGAGIVAKSVVESELQEVHNKLAALRTAIEQAKTI
- the trpC gene encoding indole-3-glycerol phosphate synthase TrpC; this translates as MTILDEIIAQKRIEVEQRKAATSPLALEQMPDFKRQPLSAREAIQDLRSTGIIAEFKRKSPSKGIINDQADVATTTQGYVQAGAAVLSVLTDEPFFGGTPADLQTARIANPSTPILRKDFIVDQYQLLEAKAWGADLVLLIAACLTPAEVSMLSQQAQDMGLQVLLEVHDEDELDRSLTHSVDLVGVNNRNLKTFTTSIDTSLRLVERIPDTFAKITESGLRDAQTMYSLFRAGFDGFLIGEAFMKTANPAAALQSIVADYTSHMPTFANSFTS
- a CDS encoding aminodeoxychorismate/anthranilate synthase component II, translated to MKLLVLDNYDSFTYNLVYILRELGNRPDVIRNNKIALDAVSQYDKIMLSPGPGIPSEAGIMQDLITEYGPTKSILGICLGHQGIGEAYGATLENLGDVLHGVAHRAMVTDRSERLFNNIPDELTVGRYHSWTVVPESIPSELRTTAVDEHGRVMGLAHIRYDVRGLQFHPESVLTENGVKMIQNWLSL
- the trpD gene encoding anthranilate phosphoribosyltransferase; translation: MKAILNHLFEYKFLTKDQARQVLLGIGRGEYNAAQIASFLTVYMMRSLRLEELEGFRDAMLELCLPVDLAAYDPMDLCGTGGDGKDTFNISTLSSFVVAGAGQCVAKHGNHGVSSLVGSSTVMERLGYKFTNDVGELQRKMETAGICFLHAPLFHPAMKNVAPIRKDLGVKTFFNVLGPMINPAKPQKQLVGVFNLELARLYAYLYQQTDKRFMILHALDGYDEISLTGAFKVISNETEQILEPEQLGLNTLSPELLAGGHTLDESAQIFMNVLNDEATSAQKQAVLANSAMALLAAGKATMREDAVAMARESLESKRALASFKKLIN